From the genome of Polyangiaceae bacterium, one region includes:
- a CDS encoding LON peptidase substrate-binding domain-containing protein: MSAPAGREPSDIAVALGALPLFPLPNAVLFPGAFLPLHVFEPRYRAMVRDVLQGHRALAVVMIKDKGRVDEQGHPEIADIAGVGVIVDHVELPGGRYDILLRGRGRVRLCELPFEPPYRRAQAQIITSPPEDVPAPEVMALMASASAFAALLDKSHGGFELRFPPGASPGVLADLCAHQLVLDARERQVILETMDTGERVRRVAEALALQRLAFGSGDRELN, encoded by the coding sequence ATGAGTGCACCTGCCGGGAGGGAGCCGTCCGACATCGCGGTTGCACTGGGCGCGTTGCCGCTGTTTCCGCTGCCCAACGCGGTCCTGTTCCCGGGCGCATTTCTGCCGCTACACGTCTTCGAACCGCGGTATCGAGCGATGGTGCGTGATGTCCTTCAAGGGCATCGAGCGCTGGCCGTCGTCATGATCAAGGACAAGGGTCGCGTCGACGAACAAGGACATCCCGAGATCGCCGACATCGCCGGCGTGGGCGTCATCGTCGATCATGTCGAGCTTCCCGGTGGTCGCTACGACATCCTGCTTCGAGGGCGCGGCCGGGTGCGTCTTTGCGAACTGCCATTCGAGCCGCCGTATCGCCGAGCCCAAGCGCAGATCATCACGTCCCCGCCCGAGGACGTGCCGGCGCCCGAGGTGATGGCGCTCATGGCCAGCGCGTCTGCATTTGCTGCACTGCTCGACAAGAGCCACGGTGGGTTCGAGCTCCGATTTCCACCGGGTGCGTCACCTGGCGTCCTTGCGGACTTGTGTGCACACCAGCTCGTGCTGGATGCGCGTGAGCGTCAAGTGATTTTGGAAACGATGGACACTGGGGAGCGCGTGCGCCGTGTTGCTGAAGCGCTCGCTCTTCAGCGTTTGGCTTTTGGATCGGGCGACCGCGAATTGAACTAG
- a CDS encoding DUF2330 domain-containing protein — protein sequence MLRHRLLASAGALALTTLGLVHHANAATAWLPTGKTTPTEQRVAVAVGQTRTTIWTSLRLDAASGPVGLLIPVPAGAALDHSSDAWLEALDAATAPRIFPPTGSSHACPGESPDLWIPFHVTSDLAEIPSVKPIESTVLADAPAVFAWAATNGFGISPDVASALENMPGMRFFVERFVAPPAPFVTSTLRVVLPSQTPVLPLALTRAGASDLRVTAWFVGAGRASLTGASPVKLHLENLLWNASSQDSNYVDLRASELLGVGPAAVVTEASSHDALVKDVAIAGGTQAITGVVRGYFQRAKNHLDIDESIATDPCISNAAVSLESPLDVASSCPRADLGVVGGGPGCVEAPNGSQVDPDKLRCGAKADDLAIALSGLKPASTWLTRVTMMITKDTAGQTWPIAFTPAAPDVDPILTATSIDFSGCGASSSSGSSSGGSTSGGSTSGSPWSGSSSGGGSGNSTSGSYYEPSYEPDMACACAGAADPVIVDDTTYDDTTYYDDTSSDDCAGDTTDTAYDDTYYDDTSSDDCAGDTTDTTYDDTTYDDTTYDDTSSDDCDGDTSDSYYDDSSSSDEGIDCSGDTDDDTDDDSDDYDYSDDSSDSSECTVARRPQAKPHKRGPKASVVTLGLLAFLAPLRRWSRPRRTQRTREDNPSRIRSR from the coding sequence ATGCTTCGACACCGCTTGCTTGCCTCTGCGGGCGCCCTCGCCCTCACGACGCTCGGTCTCGTTCATCATGCCAATGCCGCAACCGCGTGGTTGCCCACCGGCAAGACGACACCCACCGAACAACGCGTCGCTGTCGCAGTAGGTCAAACCCGCACGACCATTTGGACGAGCTTGCGACTCGATGCCGCATCGGGCCCCGTTGGACTCCTCATCCCAGTGCCTGCAGGCGCGGCGCTCGATCACAGCTCCGACGCGTGGCTCGAAGCGCTCGATGCAGCAACCGCCCCGCGCATCTTCCCTCCCACCGGTTCGAGTCACGCTTGTCCGGGCGAATCACCCGACTTGTGGATCCCGTTTCACGTCACCTCGGATCTCGCAGAAATTCCGAGCGTCAAACCCATCGAATCCACGGTCCTCGCCGACGCTCCCGCCGTGTTCGCTTGGGCCGCGACAAACGGCTTCGGCATCTCGCCCGATGTCGCCAGCGCCCTCGAAAACATGCCCGGAATGCGCTTTTTCGTCGAACGATTCGTCGCGCCTCCTGCACCGTTCGTCACGTCCACGCTTCGTGTGGTGTTGCCAAGCCAAACTCCCGTGTTGCCCCTCGCGCTCACGCGTGCCGGAGCTTCGGATCTTCGCGTCACCGCTTGGTTCGTCGGGGCCGGACGCGCATCGCTCACCGGAGCTTCGCCCGTCAAGCTTCACCTGGAAAACCTGCTTTGGAATGCAAGCTCCCAAGACTCGAACTACGTCGACCTACGTGCATCGGAGCTGCTTGGAGTGGGCCCCGCAGCCGTCGTCACCGAAGCATCGAGCCACGATGCGCTCGTGAAAGACGTCGCCATCGCTGGCGGCACGCAGGCCATCACGGGCGTCGTCCGGGGCTATTTCCAACGCGCCAAAAATCACCTCGATATCGACGAAAGCATCGCAACGGATCCCTGCATCTCGAATGCTGCGGTCAGCCTCGAAAGCCCGCTCGACGTCGCCTCGAGCTGTCCTCGCGCGGACCTCGGAGTCGTGGGCGGCGGTCCTGGCTGCGTCGAAGCACCGAACGGATCGCAGGTCGACCCCGACAAACTTCGCTGCGGCGCGAAAGCCGACGACCTGGCCATCGCGCTCTCTGGCCTGAAACCAGCAAGCACGTGGCTCACACGCGTCACGATGATGATCACCAAGGACACGGCAGGACAAACCTGGCCCATCGCCTTTACGCCCGCAGCCCCCGACGTCGATCCGATCCTCACCGCAACCAGCATCGACTTCAGCGGATGCGGCGCGAGCAGCTCGTCAGGTAGCTCGAGCGGTGGATCCACGAGCGGCGGGTCGACCAGCGGCAGCCCATGGTCGGGCAGCAGCTCCGGCGGCGGCAGCGGCAACTCGACGTCGGGTTCCTACTACGAGCCTTCCTACGAGCCCGACATGGCGTGCGCATGCGCCGGTGCAGCCGATCCCGTCATCGTCGACGACACCACCTACGACGACACCACGTACTACGACGACACGTCTTCGGACGACTGCGCCGGCGACACCACCGACACCGCGTACGACGACACGTACTACGACGATACGTCTTCGGACGACTGCGCCGGCGATACCACCGACACCACCTACGACGACACCACGTATGACGACACGACATACGACGATACGTCTTCGGACGACTGCGACGGCGACACGTCCGATAGCTACTACGACGACTCGAGCAGTTCCGACGAGGGCATCGACTGCAGTGGTGATACGGACGACGACACGGACGATGACAGCGACGACTACGACTACAGCGATGACAGCAGTGACTCCAGCGAGTGCACGGTTGCCCGTCGTCCCCAAGCAAAACCGCACAAGCGTGGTCCCAAAGCTTCCGTCGTCACCCTGGGCTTGCTAGCCTTCCTCGCCCCGCTGCGTCGATGGAGTCGGCCGCGACGAACCCAACGCACTCGCGAGGACAACCCCTCGAGGATCCGCTCCCGATGA
- a CDS encoding molybdenum cofactor guanylyltransferase: protein MGQSKAWLPFGNELLLQRVVRRLSEVASPIVVVRAPGQDLPALPPETLVTEDAVEGRGPMQGIAMGLAALEHAVDVAFVSSTDAPFVDPALVRLLYALRTASYDIVVPHAFGRHHPLAAIYAVNVLREAERMLSENQLRVMDLLGRVRTLVVGEEQLAAVDPRLLALSNVNTPADYQAALAEVEP from the coding sequence ATGGGCCAGTCGAAGGCGTGGCTTCCATTCGGCAACGAGCTGCTTCTGCAGCGCGTGGTGCGTCGATTGTCCGAAGTCGCATCGCCCATCGTCGTCGTTCGCGCACCAGGACAAGACTTGCCGGCTCTGCCTCCAGAAACGCTCGTGACGGAAGATGCCGTCGAAGGTCGTGGTCCCATGCAAGGCATCGCGATGGGTCTTGCGGCGCTCGAGCATGCTGTCGACGTCGCGTTTGTCTCGTCCACCGATGCACCGTTCGTCGATCCGGCGCTCGTACGACTGCTCTACGCACTGCGCACAGCTTCCTACGACATCGTCGTCCCACACGCGTTCGGCCGACATCATCCGCTTGCGGCGATCTATGCGGTGAACGTCCTTCGCGAAGCCGAACGCATGTTGTCGGAAAATCAGCTACGCGTGATGGATCTGCTCGGTCGAGTACGCACGCTCGTCGTCGGCGAAGAACAGCTCGCGGCGGTGGATCCTCGACTTTTGGCTTTGTCCAATGTCAACACGCCAGCCGACTACCAAGCGGCGCTCGCAGAAGTCGAACCGTAA
- a CDS encoding GTP cyclohydrolase I produces MIDRTAAARAIEDFLRALGHEPTGELEGTGERVADAWADDLLEGQSIDAAAVLREGSLAVDPAGTNLVIVRDLAVTTVCPHHLLPAFGSAAIAYLPGARVAGIGTLARVVDVVARRLILQEQIGTTVVDLVCSELGAEAALCRLALTHTCLVSRGERKTSAIVETIAFGGAFAKDAEGRTLALTALGR; encoded by the coding sequence GTGATTGACAGAACCGCTGCTGCGCGAGCGATCGAAGACTTTTTGCGCGCTCTCGGGCACGAACCGACCGGCGAGCTCGAAGGCACGGGTGAACGCGTTGCGGATGCGTGGGCAGATGACTTGCTCGAAGGCCAATCCATCGACGCAGCCGCGGTGCTTCGCGAAGGATCGCTGGCGGTCGATCCTGCCGGTACGAACCTCGTCATCGTGCGTGACTTGGCGGTGACCACGGTTTGTCCTCACCACTTGCTGCCCGCGTTCGGCAGCGCCGCGATCGCGTATCTACCGGGGGCTCGCGTGGCTGGCATAGGTACGCTCGCGCGCGTCGTCGACGTCGTCGCACGGCGGCTCATTTTGCAGGAGCAGATCGGCACGACGGTGGTCGATCTCGTGTGCTCCGAGCTTGGTGCCGAAGCGGCGCTCTGTCGCCTCGCGCTCACGCACACCTGCTTGGTTTCTCGGGGCGAACGCAAGACGAGCGCGATTGTCGAGACGATCGCGTTTGGTGGTGCGTTTGCCAAAGACGCCGAAGGCCGAACGCTCGCGCTCACGGCGCTTGGTCGTTGA
- a CDS encoding MerR family transcriptional regulator gives MDQPIVSAPAGSPQQSHVDAGSKTEADRPCEPALLTTGEMARLSNSTLRTVRFYEEEGILRPARRTEGGHRLFERTELDRLMLVTDLRMAGLSLDDIKAILEVKKAAASGAIAAESALRVLGARIEELKEKLTVLNRLRDDLEETTRIVAGCMACQNELSFPDGCAKCSVMTTHPALPRSVRVLWSVGQCMHEHADKAAEASVEQAEPERV, from the coding sequence GTGGATCAACCCATCGTGAGCGCTCCCGCTGGCTCGCCGCAACAATCGCACGTGGATGCGGGTTCCAAAACCGAAGCCGATCGTCCCTGCGAACCGGCGCTTTTGACAACTGGTGAAATGGCACGGTTGTCGAACAGCACGCTGCGGACGGTGCGGTTTTACGAAGAAGAAGGCATCTTACGCCCGGCACGACGTACCGAGGGCGGGCATCGGCTCTTCGAGCGAACGGAGCTCGATCGGTTGATGCTCGTGACGGACTTGCGGATGGCCGGTTTGTCCCTCGATGACATCAAAGCGATTCTCGAGGTGAAGAAGGCTGCCGCATCGGGTGCCATCGCCGCTGAAAGCGCGCTTCGAGTGCTCGGTGCGCGCATCGAGGAGCTGAAGGAAAAGCTGACGGTGCTCAACCGTTTGCGCGACGACCTCGAAGAGACGACCCGCATCGTGGCTGGGTGCATGGCTTGTCAAAACGAACTGTCGTTTCCAGATGGTTGTGCGAAGTGCAGCGTCATGACCACGCATCCCGCGCTGCCGCGGAGCGTTCGTGTGCTCTGGTCCGTCGGACAGTGCATGCACGAGCACGCTGACAAAGCAGCCGAGGCGAGTGTGGAACAGGCTGAACCCGAACGGGTGTGA